The following DNA comes from Passer domesticus isolate bPasDom1 chromosome 13, bPasDom1.hap1, whole genome shotgun sequence.
AATCACTGGATACACTTAGAATTTCCCTGCCAATCATGATCAGTATTGTGAGGTTTTATATCtagcagcaacaaaaaaaaaccaaaaaaacaaaaacaaaacaaacaaaaaagttaCAGAAATATACATTTTGAACAACAAAGAACTCTTTATTTTACAAAATGTATTTCACCTTTTCAGTATTGCCTTTGTAAATGTACTTCATGCTGCAACTACTTACAGTAAAAACACGATTTGCAGCAAATTAAAGGTGCTCAACCAGTTCCaacagtttgattttttttaaggtacaATATTATGTAGTTGCACATTTGATTCTCAGATGTGGTCCTTTATTTGCTTTAGTTCGTTGAAATCACAGTGAGAACTTCTCATCAACTGCCTCAGGCCACAGATTTAATGAAGATATTACAAGCACAATCATTCCTTACTGCAAAATCTTTCCCTAAAGAAGCCAAAGGCTAGTGTTTCATTTATTCACTTGCTGCTGTATATGAAGGAGGAATTCATAGTATGATAAGGCTGATTCTGTTCTGTCTTCAATCATATTTTGCAGAAAACTTGATTTCAATGGACTCTCatcccttaaaaacaaaaatatacgTGTTTGAGTGGAATTAACTTTTGCCATGGGCTACCTACCATGCATTAATAAAGTTACAGGTCAAGTGGCAAGACATTTCAAAAGCTTAAGGACATATGAAAAGAGGATCTCAAATAGCCTTTAGTAGTGATTAATCCTAATAAGTGCTCTTACCAGCATTTACTTCATTTATCTGACATGACCTAAAGATTCTTCTGTGACATTTAGTCTTTTTTAGTCTTTTGAAATTCTAATTGGAGACAACTCATAAGTCATATCTGTAGTCACATCTGTCAGGCACTGCACACACTATTGTTAAGAATTCCATTAAGAAAGTTCAGTATATGATATCCAAGTATGTATTGTTAACAGGTTGCTACAGAAACAAAAAGACTGTTAAAAACCACTTACTTTATTATATATAGTATAGGAAAGAAAGGTCTCTGTTCTCTCAGCCAAGAAATGAAATTTCGTGTTCTGATGGATTCTGCTGTTTCGAGTTCTGGGAGATGTGTCTAAAAGCCAAAGGGTTTCATTAATagaaaattttcagaaaaacacTAAAAGGAACACTTCAACTAGCCCAACTCATTAGGTATAAAGAAAACCCAGACAGATACATTTTGTGATGTACAGTTTCAGTCTTACCTTCTTTGAAGGGGCTTGAAATAGTCAAGAGCACTAAACTCCTATCAGCAATTAGCTGTCAGAATGGTGATGACTGAGCTGTGATTGATTCCTGTTTTGTTGCAGAAACTAAAGGATTTCCCACTAACTCACTGTGCTCACTATTTGCAAGCATTCTTAGTCTGCTCCCACAGGTCTGAGAAACTCAATCACTGTCAGCCTCTTCCTACTGAGTCTTCATGAGAACAAACTCCAAGAGGTAGCAGCAATTATTTCTTTCCTTGGATCTGGATCTATACCACTAGAGGGCTAATAGCTGAGTAGTGTATTTTAATTCTCATGCAAATGATATTCTGGCAGCACTGTATGTATGAGTGATGAGCAGAGCAAGCACATACCATATTCTGTGGTATTGAGCCGTAATTTGGAACTCCAAGGACTTGGCTGATAAAACCCTGCCCACAGTTCTTCCCGATCCACAGAAACATCACCTGAAAGACACCCATCAATAACAACATtaacccaacccaaaccacactCAGCAGTCTCGTACGCATTTTGGGTTCTCAGAAAGAACACACCAAGTAAATTTGGATACTTTTTTAACTCCCCCCCCACCACACAACTTACAGAGCCAGCATCCATAAGATAAGCACCATCCCTACTCAACTTCTCCACTgacagctggagaaggggtggctGAGGTATAGTTCTGTCATTTATGTTAAGAGCTCCCtaaaagaagaatgaaaaacAGTGGTTTACATCTTGATGCAAAAAACCAGAACAGAATGCTAAATAAGAGGAGGATCTATTACACTGAACACTGGAGCTGGATCATTTTTCTCAGTTTAGCTCAAGCCATACTTAAAGTGATAATTTACTTTATTAATTAGTAATTTACTAATAAATCTTAATGTTTTATTTAGGGTGGATGTCATCAAATGTATCTTAGTTAATTAGTTCTAGAACTGGAATATCTGATTTGTTATGTACCAAAGATAACAAATTTTTTATGTACCAAAGATGTGATTTCTAAAATTGTTCAGGGTTTTACATGTTTTGAGAACATTCCCTGTTCTCAAAACTacttgatattttaaaataaaggaagcTACAAAGGGACAAAAACCACATTATGATGTCTTTTTGTGATTTTATAGCACAAGATGATGACACAAGGTAAAGGTGAAATAAGTTAGGAAAAAACTTTCCCCATCCATCCATAGCAAAGCACAGCTTCTCTCCAGAATTCATCAATCCAGTTCCAAATTACAAATGCATAAATGCAACAAGTGGGAGAATATGAAGCATTACATTTTAGCTGTGCAGCTTTAATATTGAAAACCTGGGAGATTGCTAACACATTTACTTTCACATCACATAGAGTTTGGGATCAAACAGATTACGTAGCAAGGCCAAGACTCACCTCATCTGTGAGAGTATCGACTCTGTACAGACTGGGATGTGTCATGAGCATGAGGTAAACAAGGGGCTGGTTTTTCACCTGACACATGGTAAAGATGCGTTCATCCAAACGTGTGTTTGTCCCAGTTTGAAATGCTTTCTGCAAACAATCAGGCATTTCATTTAACCATTAAAGCAAGGCAAGGTAAGTTGCAAGATAAATTAGAAATAAACAGTAGGTGATGTGTCTTGAGTTTTAAAGATGTATCCTAAATCTTTTCTCATTGTATTTTACTTCTCCACAGTTCTCTTCGGTGTTTCACATAGAAATCATACAAGTCTCATTCCCATTTCTGGATTTTAGAATTAACCTTGACCTGGCACCATCAATCCTCTTACAGCTGAGATGAAAGCACcctgaaatactgaaatacaCCTCAAAAATGCTACTTGATGAAATTTAAAACCATAAATATTGGAGCACTTTACAACTGGCTTCAATGTACAGAATCTTAGGTCTGTATTAACAAGAAAGATATAGTCCTGGTTTgttgggacaaaaaaaaaaagaagctgtaAATCAAAGCAGGGCTCACTCCTCCCACCTGACTGGATCAAATGCTTATCAAACCTTTCACATGAAAAAGCTCAATATGAACATGCTGGTTAACTCCTAACCAAGATGTATAAATCCAAAACTTCTTTTTGAACCAAGAAACCAGTCTGTCCAACACTTAAATGACTTCTTGAAATtgaaattcaattaaaaaatacttacaCTGAGCAAATACTGTGAAATGCTTTAAACCTGTTGCAAGAACAGCCAGCCAACTCCCCCCTGTGCCACACCCAGTTCTAATCCACACTGAACTGCTTTGTGGCTCTACATTTCCAGAGACACATAAAATTGAGATTCCTGAGAAACcactatcagcaccctgacacATTCTCTTCACTAGTCagtgtcttttttattttgccatTCCATTGCTTAAAACATTTATACTTGTGGTTTTACACGCACTTCTAAATTCCTGCTTTTGAACTAAATCATTCTCCACCAAAGAACTGTCCTTTTACTTCAGGCTGACCTGCCAAACAATGACCCTCTTGCCTGGCTCCCTTTCCCCTCTTACCTGTTTCAAGAGTGCCAGTATGTACAGCGGGAAGAGGCGCAGGGAGAAGGGAGCAGTGAGCCCGGGCTGCTGCATGCTCAGCACGGAGGAGCGGTAGGCAGCCAAGGAGTCGATCACCGCGTTGACCAAGGCGTCCCGAGCGTCGCTCAGCGTGGCGGAAACCGAGCGGTCCACAGCTGGAAACAGAGCCAGGCTCAGTGAGAGGGGCTCCTCCCTTGGCAGGAACACAGCCACACACATTAACTTCTCCCACTTCATCATACATGTCGATGCAGCTTAAGCTTTTATTACATTCTAGGGGAAGTGCTTTGGAAAAAAGCTGAGGACCCATGATGATACACCAGACTAAGCCTAAGCCCAGGCGATTACACACAGCTGTACTGATCCTTCACCTAAGCCAAGCATTAAAACCAAAACTCTCTTAGGACTGCAAATTCGAAAGCAGTCTTAGAATGAGGGAGAATCTTTTCTTCTAATCCAGAGGATTACAGCTCAGACCTTTAAGGACACAATCCACACATATCCAAACAGCTCTTAGCACACTCACCCATATTGGCTAAGAGCCCTGTGATGGCCTGCACATCTGCCCCTAGGTACACTTCACTCAGCGTTGTGACAACAGGCAAGCACATCGTGTGGACACGAATTCGCCTTTCACCTGCAAGGAAAGACAACTGTAACCTCCACACTTGTTCCATGAAGCAATACTACAAATGCCACTCAATCTAACCTTACCTTTGCTGGAGGTGTACAGGAGAGCTGACTGGAAAGAAACAACTTGCATATCAGTAAGACTCTCTTCCACTGACATCTGCACAGCGTAGCCCGCATCTGGGTTTACGTTGGGTAATGACAACAAGTCTGTAGATCGTACAAAGAAGTTCCCGTGGAAAGTATGAATGGAAAGACCTACAAGATAATCATGAATCAGTTTGGGTTTTACAGCTGTGAAGTACAGGCACCATATACAGATCTGCCATCAATGTATGGCTCTACTGGAATGTTCCCTCTCAGTGAAATACATTCTCTTCAGAAAAGGTAAacactgcaaactgacaactcATCCAAAGAATCCCCAAAGTCTAGCAGAAAGTAGGAATTAGCAAGGCAAATCCCCTTTAGATATTTTTATGGTAGTAGAAAATATCTAGATTAAAACCAGTCCCTTATAGAAATAGTTCAGGAAAATTTCCAGTTTTGGCCATTATAAATTGGAGCTTGGATGCCAGAAAACACACTGCAAACACAGTCTTAAAAAATTGTCTTATACCTGGTACTGAATTTTACTTTTCTAATATTTACCTTTTAATCATTTGAGGTTACAAAATAGCTAGAATACCAATGAAAACATTCCCAAAGAGCAGCAAACAGCCACTTCCCTCTTCTCCACCCCACAAAAATCTAAGAAGGTGAATTCATACCTTTGGTGCATCTTATCCTCATGACAGCCTCAAACCCAATTTTTCTAGTTAAATATCGCTTCAGTTCCTTTTGCAATTTCTCCACCTGGACAGGGTTGTGTTTATGATGGTAAGACTGGTAGTAGTAGACACTACCTGCAGAATACCTTGATATACAACCTGAAACAAAACCAGTATACATTGGAGAgtgcaaacagctgctgctgcagtcttTAAAGTATTACATTGTTCACACCTGCAAATCACTCAAATACAGAGACAAATGTAGCTACAACTCTATATTCTAATATGTGATAAATTTCAGGtgtgaaataattttccattGACCTGAAACTGCTGTCACTTAAATGTTTggttaaatagaaaaaaataattaaaatactaATAAAACTTGCTCTAAAGGCAATGACACTGATGGTTAAAAAGGcataaaaaaggaagaaactaTTTCCGCTACTTGTATCAGTAGCACAAGGATCCTGACTCACTAAGGGACGATATGAAAACAAGCAGGTAAAATCAGGACTCAGAGATGACATTCTATTCACTGTCACTGCTCAGCAAGGACAAGTTTGTATCTTGACACGCTGGATTAATTCAAATCAGGTACATCTACTAAATATTACTGTAGATTCTATGCATTTGCTCAAAATACAAGAGTTACATGCCCCAAAAGAGCTTTATATGACTTACCTAGAGAAGCCAAGTCAGAATATTGCCCACTAAGAAGGAATAAATCCACTGCAACCTGTTGCCCTGAGCAGTCCAAGGCCAACTTCTTGTAAAAATCAGTCGATGGTGTCAAGTGTATATCCTGTTAACACAGTGGAGTGTtacaaaatacaaaggaaattCAAATTGATTCATACATTTATTGCCTGTTTTCAGGGACACAATCAATTCTTCATCattgattaaaaatattttatttttaaaaataagctaATTAATTTGTGTTTATACTGCTTGGTTTgtattctgtttttttctgctaCTTTAAAAGGAGCAAGACAGGCACAAAATAAACCCAGAAGAGGAAATCCCAGAACCACCCACATGCACAGAACAGAGATGTTAATACTCTCAGCCTTTCTGCCTTCCTAACCTTTGCTGTTGCTCTTTGGTTTGGCTCCTCTCGTGACTTCAGTGCTCCCATGCCCAGAGATGGGAGCTGTGTCTGGAAGACAGTGATTCTACCTCCAGTGGGGGACATCAGCTTAAAGGCAGCCTGTAATGCAGGCCCCAGAGCACTCTGAGTTTCCAGGGACTTGGTAAACATCTGTGGCAATGTCTTCAGCAGATCTTGAATTAGctacaaataaaaaaacaggATTAGACCTATGAGTCTTCaaggttttctattttatataGACCCAACAGCTGAACATAACCAAGTATTAGCACTTCTAATATTAAAGGAGTAAAGAAAAAGTCCTAAAAAACCTGAAGTACTGTCTTGTATCAGGTTGGGAACATAAATAAAAGACCTCTTTTTCACCTCAAACCTGGCATTTGAACAGCTGGTGTTAATGAGCATTAATTAATCAAAAAATTACCAAACATATCCCCAATTATGTAAATGTCGCTAGTTATGTAAGAAAGTCCTTGCTTCTTACCTCTTTATTTTCATTCAAATTTACTAATAAGTTTTCTGGCATTGGTATAAATAcatctgaaagggaaaaaatatttgagttATCTTTCAAAAACACATCAAGCTTTCCCTGCCTTTATTTGCCAACCATCATActtattggaaaaaaatatacagCATCAGTGTATTAACCCATGTAAATACAATTatgtggatttgtttttatcatAAGCATTCCTGTGGCTAGAATCCCATGTTACAACAGAAATCAACAGGGCTGAGGGATAATCAAGACTACTAAATAAAATCACATAGCAAATATTTCCAGTGTTCATTCTACCCTGCCCAATAATATCCAGCAAAATGTGATTTGAAACAAAAGGCAGAAGGACAAGCACTAAGCACCAGCTACAAGAAAATCTATAGAAAGGTATCTAGCATCCATATTTGGGATTTCAAGAGGAATCTAGAGATTTGTACAAATTAAACCAGAAGTTAGGAAAGCTGTCTTCATGTTTGAAGTCATGAGCAGCCACAGCATTGCTCAGACATCAGGGAGATGTCTTCATAAACAAACTCACACATATGGTACTTCTAAAGTCATTACTAGAGAGACTAATGGTGTGATCCAGAAACTCCCACcagatatatatttttaaaggctGTCATAACCAGAAGTCATTAATAGGCACTGatcacaaaaattatttttgcatacCTTCAATATCTGAAACTATAAGCATCTGAGGCTGAGACAGACCTTCCTGAAGACTGTAGAAATGGATTGTGCTGTCAAATGTTATGAAGCCTATTTTTGTTCTAGTGTTCCCAGGAAGCCTGAAAATGAGACATATGGTGTTCAACAAGATGAAATTTCATTTctgcaggctttttttttttttaaaaaatccactgCATCTCTCTGTGGTTGTTACCAAGCAGTGAGTTTAACAGCTAGACTCCAAGAGCTTCACTAAGTCATTTTGGAAAGgacaaaaaccacaacaaaaaaggAGCTCATGGCAGAGTCACCTAGCTGACAGGTGAAAACCTTTTGAGGGTAATCAGGAATGgaagaaaaggaataaaaaaaagcaaaattccaAGTAGTGTTTCTGTAAGTTCAAATAGTATGCATTTTATGAGAAGTTTATTAGACATATGACTCTTTTCAGCAAATACTTATACAAATTTCAGCTTCTAAAACATACAATTCAAAAGACAAACatgatttttacattttttggggggattgaTGAAGCATATAGGAAACAGTCAGACTAAAAATCAAGCCTCAAAATTACCTTTTGTACTGGTGTAGCAGTAAAGGACTGGCATGTTGGTGTCTACCACAAGTTTCTTAAGACAAATGAAAATTGgagattttaagaaaaaagtacTTACAAGTCAAGATTGTCTAACAAGGTCTGGCAGACTGTATTCAAGTATCCTGTCTCTATGGCATTGTGAGAGACATCAAACACAAAGAGGTACACGGGTGGCTGAGGTGGACGCAGCTGAGCAAAGAAAAGATAACCTTTAATTTTCAAATACACTGGGTTTATTCATTCTATTGCAAGTTTAAACTGCTAAAACAGCACACAGATAGCTAAAATTTCTGAATGCATTTGCCTATTATTTGGCAATACCAGAATTCTAGTTTTCTTCCAAAGACACctaaatattccaaatacagaACAACTTTAACATCATAAATGTTTAGAAGTGAACTCTCTGAGGTGCTCCCCATGAGTCCTCAGATACACTCCTTAAGGCAACAGCTGTTCCACTGAACTGGAAAGCACCCTCTGAAACAAAGCTTTCTCTGACTTCcctctgaaaataaaacaaagggaGAGAATAAGTAAAAGTAAATAAAGACTTACCATGTATTCAGATGGAGCCATAAACTCAATAGTAGCATTCTGGACTTCAGGTCTTTTATGAGGTTCTCCATAAACTCTTGTCACAGGATTATACAGGAATTCTTCAGGAACTATGCAGATAAGTGTATATATTAGTATTTCACACTAGTATTGGCTGTgctgcattttaaaacaaatatatcAACCCTTTTGTGGCTGTTGGGCACATGGACAACTACACCAGGCAGTGGAGTTCTTACACTTGTGCAAGGGTACTGTGAGGACTACTGGGGCTCATCCTGTTTCTTTAGGGACACCACTGTCACTGGGAAACATTTCTCATGACTCCCAGCACGACTGACAACAATCCCCCTACTGATGTGGCCAACAGCAGTCCAGTCTCAAAGGCCAAGGTGGGGAAGGTTAACTGCAGCACTCTGAAGCACATCTCAAACTCACCATCGTTGACTCTATAGCACAAATTGCATTTCCACCTCCTTTGGTCTAGGAAGCTGACAAAAGGGTTGATGTACGTGCGGCAGGAGCGGCATCTCACAATAATACTGGAAGTGACCACTGGCAattgctggaaaagaaaagcttcCTGTTTTAGAgcatcctcaccctgcagctgctcatCTCTGGTAACAACTCCACCCACACTGTGCTGCCTGGTGAGGCAAAGCATCCTTGTTGAAAGGAGTACTTCTGCATCCTCACAGGATCACTGCAATTCCTTAGTAAGACAGGTAGGAACTGAACTCTAACATATTTGACTCTGTGGATTCCCTTTCCAAGCCTCTAAATTCTTGAATTTTACACTGGTTTAAGATCAAGTCCTGCACCCAATACATATCAaaaagcagggggaaaaaaacccacactttGAAAAATCAgttaaactgagaaaaaaacccaatatttAAGAAAGACATTGCTAAATTCAAAGTCTGCTGGCTATTTCATGACATCCAAATGCCTTCAACTTTGTCAAGTCCTGAGTTCAGAACTAGTACTAGGTTTGAAATTAATAACTACAACTGATACGTGACAACCTGGAATTTAGGTGTTGTCCTCTATCACAGTCCAAATTCTGTGCTGCCTTTAAGCTTTTGGGTTTCTGAGGTTTGGGAGGCTCTCTTTTTTATTAAGAAGTGAAACCTGAAGGTTTAAATATGGTAGGgagaaataattcagaaaaaatacagcaatCTGTATGGAAATGTCAGTTACTATGGCAATTCTTCTGGGCCAAGATACCTGCCcttgttttaaaattcattGTCTGGACTCTGTAAAGGCATAGTTGATATTTCAGCATGTAAAGTTTTGAATATTTCTCATACCGATAGGTCTTTGAAAGGATGAAGCAGGAGCCCCAAAGGAAGTTTGGCTTTATTCAATAAGGCCTGAGTTTGAGGAATGTTAGTCAGGGTACAGCGGAACAACCTACATGGATGACAAAGGGTTATTTTCAGAGGCTTTCAAATAAATTATGATTTCAGCAGTACAGTATATTTTTCTAGAGCTGTTAATGGTGAATTGCTGTTTCCAGATGAAACATCTCTACCTCTGTCAAATCATTTTGTTTGTGTCTGAGCTTGACCCACAGTACCTATTTTGAATTCTTATTTTATAGAAATGCTCTTTACACAGAACTGAGTGTCATTTTAGTCACTCAAGTAAAAGTTAACCCTGACAATATTCAAATTTGCACCAAATCTTTATATACTAAATATTATTTTGGAATAAATCAGAATCAGCAATGTTTAAAAGGTGGTTTTAAAAACACAGTAACTATAAACAATCCTACAATCATGTTCTGAGTCTTGAGCACTCAGCAGCTTCCACAAGGTGCAGATGTATGTGGCAGTTTTGCAAATCCTGTCCAGCTTGTTTGCATGAACAACGTCACAAAGGCGCTGTTATTTCCTTTATCTAccataaaaatatttgcaaagcaGAAGTCCCTGACTATACACAGTTTGGTTTGTCTCCTCAGAGAGAATAATTGATTAACCAACTGCCAGTCTCTTGTTTGAAATTTCTTTTACTCCATTGTTTTAAATGGTTACTTTTCAATATAGAGGCCACCCATGTTTCTTCAGACACAATCATTCTGGTGTACCTCATCTGACTGAATTAACTGCTATTTTATATCTTCTCATCCATACTCACTGCCAGGCCCAAAGCTTTTATATTATACCTATCTATAGCTGCCTTGTTAACATATTTTTCCTTATACTTTCTACAAAGATGATTTTCCCCCTTCAAAGTTAAACCCACTTACTGCCTTTATTGTAACAGTGAAGCCCATTTTCAATATCTTCTACtcataaaattaagaaaatactttgtgaaattatatttataagCAGGAATTTATATTTCTATCTATTTTGATGTATTATAGCAAATGCATAATCTTACTCAGGATTGCAGTTGAGCTTCTGGATGTCTTCATGCAAGTTAGGGACAGGAGCCTTCAAAAGGGTGGTAG
Coding sequences within:
- the SEC24A gene encoding protein transport protein Sec24A isoform X3, whose amino-acid sequence is MAEVAHGPVQNQLMHSPDGQGYSPAVPGSYSHQVPAKVPPHQSSGQYSYSGSQNVSQLNNYQGPGQTLNRPPVAAFSGSPVQQPGPVPQVLPPALQNSAAASCAESFPPGASPPVLSNWQYSQTPVSQPLGAQTSHLAHVPGTGSAQPPSSLPGSTNPAGSYQYAASPGAPPLQNSYMKPGSAPPPVTQPLTPLHPPRPPLGPPPVGGPPRPPAAAAGPPSAQSMLKSAPNQEGDARSAASDGSVVQNSYDAIEGGGLMATPHHSPAAPNLKMNRSVGYSYPALPPGYQHTSAPGAPGVNASALQYPDGSKHFHQPALGTNHLTASMAGLSLQQEGLRPVNLLQERNILPTTLLKAPVPNLHEDIQKLNCNPELFRCTLTNIPQTQALLNKAKLPLGLLLHPFKDLSQLPVVTSSIIVRCRSCRTYINPFVSFLDQRRWKCNLCYRVNDVPEEFLYNPVTRVYGEPHKRPEVQNATIEFMAPSEYMLRPPQPPVYLFVFDVSHNAIETGYLNTVCQTLLDNLDLLPGNTRTKIGFITFDSTIHFYSLQEGLSQPQMLIVSDIEDVFIPMPENLLVNLNENKELIQDLLKTLPQMFTKSLETQSALGPALQAAFKLMSPTGGRITVFQTQLPSLGMGALKSREEPNQRATAKDIHLTPSTDFYKKLALDCSGQQVAVDLFLLSGQYSDLASLGCISRYSAGSVYYYQSYHHKHNPVQVEKLQKELKRYLTRKIGFEAVMRIRCTKGLSIHTFHGNFFVRSTDLLSLPNVNPDAGYAVQMSVEESLTDMQVVSFQSALLYTSSKGERRIRVHTMCLPVVTTLSEVYLGADVQAITGLLANMAVDRSVSATLSDARDALVNAVIDSLAAYRSSVLSMQQPGLTAPFSLRLFPLYILALLKQKAFQTGTNTRLDERIFTMCQVKNQPLVYLMLMTHPSLYRVDTLTDEGALNINDRTIPQPPLLQLSVEKLSRDGAYLMDAGSVMFLWIGKNCGQGFISQVLGVPNYGSIPQNMTHLPELETAESIRTRNFISWLREQRPFFPILYIIKDESPLKSSFLQNMIEDRTESALSYYEFLLHIQQQVNK
- the SEC24A gene encoding protein transport protein Sec24A isoform X2, which gives rise to MAQPAGAPAGQQPYSNGPVQNQLMHSPDGQGYSPAVPGSYSHQVPAKVPPHQSSGQYSYSGSQNVSQLNNYQGPGQTLNRPPVAAFSGSPVQQPGPVPQVLPPALQNSAAASCAESFPPGASPPVLSNWQYSQTPVSQPLGAQTSHLAHVPGTGSAQPPSSLPGSTNPAGSYQYAASPGAPPLQNSYMKPGSAPPPVTQPLTPLHPPRPPLGPPPVGGPPRPPAAAAGPPSAQSMLKSAPNQEGDARSAASDGSVVQNSYDAIEGGGLMATPHHSPAAPNLKMNRSVGYSYPALPPGYQHTSAPGAPGVNASALQYPDGSKHFHQPALGTNHLTASMAGLSLQQEGLRPVNLLQERNILPTTLLKAPVPNLHEDIQKLNCNPELFRCTLTNIPQTQALLNKAKLPLGLLLHPFKDLSQLPVVTSSIIVRCRSCRTYINPFVSFLDQRRWKCNLCYRVNDVPEEFLYNPVTRVYGEPHKRPEVQNATIEFMAPSEYMLRPPQPPVYLFVFDVSHNAIETGYLNTVCQTLLDNLDLLPGNTRTKIGFITFDSTIHFYSLQEGLSQPQMLIVSDIEDVFIPMPENLLVNLNENKELIQDLLKTLPQMFTKSLETQSALGPALQAAFKLMSPTGGRITVFQTQLPSLGMGALKSREEPNQRATAKDIHLTPSTDFYKKLALDCSGQQVAVDLFLLSGQYSDLASLGCISRYSAGSVYYYQSYHHKHNPVQVEKLQKELKRYLTRKIGFEAVMRIRCTKGLSIHTFHGNFFVRSTDLLSLPNVNPDAGYAVQMSVEESLTDMQVVSFQSALLYTSSKGERRIRVHTMCLPVVTTLSEVYLGADVQAITGLLANMAVDRSVSATLSDARDALVNAVIDSLAAYRSSVLSMQQPGLTAPFSLRLFPLYILALLKQKAFQTGTNTRLDERIFTMCQVKNQPLVYLMLMTHPSLYRVDTLTDEGALNINDRTIPQPPLLQLSVEKLSRDGAYLMDAGSVMFLWIGKNCGQGFISQVLGVPNYGSIPQNMTHLPELETAESIRTRNFISWLREQRPFFPILYIIKDESPLKSSFLQNMIEDRTESALSYYEFLLHIQQQVNK
- the SEC24A gene encoding protein transport protein Sec24A isoform X1 codes for the protein MHSPDGQGYSPAVPGSYSHQVPAKVPPHQSSGQYSYSGSQNVSQLNNYQGPGQTLNRPPVAAFSGSPVQQPGPVPQVLPPALQNSAAASCAESFPPGASPPVLSNWQYSQTPVSQPLGAQTSHLAHVPGTGSAQPPSSLPGSTNPAGSYQYAASPGAPPLQNSYMKPGSAPPPVTQPLTPLHPPRPPLGPPPVGGPPRPPAAAAGPPSAQSMLKSAPNQEGDARSAASDGSVVQNSYDAIEGGGLMATPHHSPAAPNLKMNRSVGYSYPALPPGYQHTSAPGAPGVNASALQYPDGSKHFHQPALGTNHLTASMAGLSLQQEGLRPVNLLQERNILPTTLLKAPVPNLHEDIQKLNCNPELFRCTLTNIPQTQALLNKAKLPLGLLLHPFKDLSQLPVVTSSIIVRCRSCRTYINPFVSFLDQRRWKCNLCYRVNDVPEEFLYNPVTRVYGEPHKRPEVQNATIEFMAPSEYMLRPPQPPVYLFVFDVSHNAIETGYLNTVCQTLLDNLDLLPGNTRTKIGFITFDSTIHFYSLQEGLSQPQMLIVSDIEDVFIPMPENLLVNLNENKELIQDLLKTLPQMFTKSLETQSALGPALQAAFKLMSPTGGRITVFQTQLPSLGMGALKSREEPNQRATAKDIHLTPSTDFYKKLALDCSGQQVAVDLFLLSGQYSDLASLGCISRYSAGSVYYYQSYHHKHNPVQVEKLQKELKRYLTRKIGFEAVMRIRCTKGLSIHTFHGNFFVRSTDLLSLPNVNPDAGYAVQMSVEESLTDMQVVSFQSALLYTSSKGERRIRVHTMCLPVVTTLSEVYLGADVQAITGLLANMAVDRSVSATLSDARDALVNAVIDSLAAYRSSVLSMQQPGLTAPFSLRLFPLYILALLKQKAFQTGTNTRLDERIFTMCQVKNQPLVYLMLMTHPSLYRVDTLTDEGALNINDRTIPQPPLLQLSVEKLSRDGAYLMDAGSVMFLWIGKNCGQGFISQVLGVPNYGSIPQNMTHLPELETAESIRTRNFISWLREQRPFFPILYIIKDESPLKSSFLQNMIEDRTESALSYYEFLLHIQQQVNK